One window of the Deinococcus aerius genome contains the following:
- a CDS encoding cell division protein FtsB: MTPPDPPPSPPRGLGARWRQVQRLPLTLILTSLLAGLGIVQLSFQLGNLAYRTATWTRETRQTQARIRGLERDLRLLRDAERAAQDPAYLEVLARCQGFVGENEEVVVAPGAPETPGELQNCMTLRLP, translated from the coding sequence ATGACTCCACCCGACCCGCCGCCCTCGCCGCCCCGGGGTCTGGGAGCGCGCTGGCGGCAGGTGCAGCGGCTGCCCCTCACGCTGATCCTCACCAGCCTGCTCGCGGGGCTGGGCATCGTGCAGCTCAGCTTCCAACTGGGGAACCTGGCCTACCGCACGGCGACCTGGACCCGGGAGACCCGCCAGACCCAGGCGCGCATCCGGGGTCTGGAGCGCGACCTGCGCCTGCTGCGTGACGCCGAGCGGGCGGCCCAGGACCCCGCGTACCTGGAGGTCCTCGCCCGCTGTCAGGGCTTTGTCGGGGAAAATGAGGAGGTCGTGGTCGCGCCGGGTGCGCCCGAGACGCCGGGCGAACTCCAGAACTGCATGACGCTGCGGCTGCCCTGA